In the genome of Kitasatospora cathayae, one region contains:
- a CDS encoding cholesterol oxidase substrate-binding domain-containing protein, which produces MTTGHDDHSASGANSASGANSARDANSAHDANSTNSTNSTNGAADGRGSGRGAGRGLSRRQLLGASAAFGGAAWLLRGTIGPDSAEAATPVPPGLPADTELYQRVFQNWSGEVHTDQLWTCAPRTPAEVPALADWAHANGWRLRASGYRHTWAPLTVANGTPDSARVLVVDTSRYLTAITADSPTTVRAQSGASMEALLAHLADRGLGLTACPAPGDLTVGGVLAIGGHGTAAPADGELRPDGHGYGSVSNQVVRLTAVVLDPATGRYTLRTFDRAEADSAAFLVHLGRAFLTEVVLRAGADRPLRCVSRLDIPASDLFARPGAATGGGLLGGLLGGGDGPRTLADFVERDGRVEAIWFAYTDYPWLKTWTVAPTKPLSSRAVDQPYNYPFSDSVPEPVARLAGQIVSGAWGSAPLFGQLQYLVAKVALTGDLTDVLLSGGLLRELLTGDLITHLLAGGLRSDLWGPSRTLLQYVRPTTLRVTANGYAILTKRADLQWVVSEFAAHYRQLLAEYQARGEFPVNGAVEIRVTGLDDPSYSGVPGARPPLLSALRPRADRPAWDTAVWLDVLAFPGTPGLEPFARELEQWLLRTFDGTRAGLRVEWSKGWAYTAEAAWSDQDLIGRVIPDSLRAGGGPGWDEAVAVLDRYDPHRVFGNPFLDGLLK; this is translated from the coding sequence ATGACCACAGGACACGACGACCACAGCGCGAGCGGCGCGAACAGTGCGAGCGGCGCGAACAGTGCGCGCGATGCGAACAGTGCGCACGATGCGAACAGCACGAACAGCACGAACAGCACGAACGGCGCGGCGGACGGCCGGGGCAGTGGGCGGGGCGCCGGACGCGGCCTGAGCAGGCGGCAACTGCTCGGCGCCTCCGCGGCATTCGGCGGCGCGGCCTGGCTGCTGCGCGGCACCATCGGCCCGGACAGCGCGGAGGCCGCCACACCGGTACCGCCCGGCCTGCCCGCCGACACCGAGCTCTACCAGCGGGTCTTCCAGAACTGGTCCGGCGAGGTCCACACCGACCAGCTGTGGACCTGCGCGCCACGCACCCCCGCAGAGGTGCCGGCCCTCGCCGACTGGGCGCACGCCAACGGCTGGCGGCTGCGTGCCTCCGGCTACCGGCACACCTGGGCACCGCTCACCGTCGCCAACGGGACCCCGGACAGCGCCCGCGTCCTGGTCGTGGACACCAGCCGCTACCTCACCGCCATCACCGCCGACTCGCCCACCACCGTCCGGGCGCAGAGCGGCGCCAGCATGGAGGCGCTGCTCGCCCACCTGGCCGACCGCGGCCTCGGCCTGACGGCCTGCCCGGCGCCCGGCGACCTCACCGTCGGCGGCGTGCTCGCCATCGGCGGCCACGGCACCGCCGCCCCGGCCGACGGCGAACTGCGCCCGGACGGCCACGGCTACGGCTCGGTCAGCAACCAGGTGGTGCGGCTCACCGCCGTCGTCCTCGACCCGGCCACCGGCCGCTACACGCTGCGCACCTTCGACCGCGCGGAGGCCGACAGCGCCGCCTTCCTGGTGCACCTGGGCCGGGCCTTCCTCACCGAGGTCGTGCTGCGCGCCGGCGCCGACCGGCCGCTGCGCTGCGTCAGCCGGCTGGACATCCCGGCGAGCGACCTGTTCGCCCGTCCCGGTGCCGCCACCGGCGGCGGACTGCTCGGGGGGCTGTTGGGCGGCGGCGACGGCCCGCGCACCCTCGCCGACTTCGTCGAGCGCGACGGCCGGGTCGAGGCGATCTGGTTCGCCTACACCGACTACCCGTGGCTCAAGACCTGGACCGTCGCTCCGACCAAGCCGCTGTCCTCCCGGGCCGTCGACCAGCCCTACAACTACCCCTTCTCGGACAGCGTTCCGGAACCGGTCGCCCGATTGGCCGGCCAAATCGTCTCCGGCGCTTGGGGATCGGCCCCGTTGTTCGGCCAACTCCAGTACCTGGTCGCCAAGGTGGCGCTGACCGGTGACCTCACCGACGTCCTGCTCTCCGGCGGACTGCTGCGCGAACTGCTCACCGGCGACCTGATCACCCACTTGCTCGCCGGCGGCCTGCGCTCCGACCTCTGGGGCCCCTCGCGCACCCTGCTGCAGTACGTCCGGCCCACCACGCTGCGGGTCACCGCCAACGGCTACGCGATCCTGACCAAGCGCGCCGACCTGCAGTGGGTGGTCAGCGAATTCGCCGCCCACTACCGTCAGTTGCTCGCCGAGTACCAGGCCCGGGGCGAGTTCCCGGTGAACGGCGCGGTGGAGATCCGGGTCACCGGCCTGGACGACCCGTCGTACTCCGGCGTCCCCGGCGCCCGGCCCCCGCTGCTGTCCGCGCTGCGACCGCGGGCGGACCGGCCGGCGTGGGACACCGCGGTCTGGCTCGACGTCCTCGCCTTTCCCGGCACGCCCGGACTGGAGCCCTTCGCCCGGGAACTGGAGCAGTGGCTGCTACGCACCTTCGACGGCACCCGGGCCGGCCTGCGGGTCGAGTGGTCCAAGGGCTGGGCCTACACCGCCGAGGCGGCCTGGTCGGACCAGGACCTGATCGGCCGGGTCATTCCCGACAGCCTGCGCGCCGGGGGTGGGCCCGGCTGGGACGAGGCGGTCGCCGTCCTGGACCGGTACGACCCCCATCGGGTGTTCGGGAACCCGTTCCTGGACGGGCTGTTGAAGTAG
- a CDS encoding class II fumarate hydratase: MGDEREKPQEYRIEHDSMGEVRVPAAAKWQAQTQRAVENFPVSGQRLERAHIAALARIKAAAARVNARLGVVDEETAGAIAAAAEEVAEGRWDDQFPVDVFQTGSGTSSNMNANEVIATLAGERLGRPVHPNDQVNASQSSNDVFPSSIHIAATAAVTHDLIPALEHLAEALERKSVEFAQVVKSGRTHLMDATPVTLGQEFGGYAAQVRHGRERLLATLPRVAELPLGGTAVGTGINTPPGFPAAVIEEVARATGLPLTEARDHFEAQGARDALVELSGQLRTVAVGFTKIANDLRWMGSGPRTGLGEINLPDLQPGSSIMPGKVNPVLPEVVLMVAAQVVGNDATVTLAGASGNFELNVMLPVIARNVLESVRLLANSARLLADRTVDGITANVERAREYAESSPSVVTPLNRYIGYEEAAKVAKQALAERKTIRQVVLERGYVERGELTEEQLDRALDVLRMTHP; encoded by the coding sequence ATGGGCGACGAGCGGGAGAAGCCGCAGGAGTACCGGATCGAGCACGACTCGATGGGCGAGGTACGGGTGCCGGCCGCAGCGAAGTGGCAGGCGCAGACGCAGCGGGCGGTGGAGAACTTCCCGGTGTCCGGCCAGCGGCTGGAGCGCGCGCACATCGCCGCGCTGGCCCGGATCAAGGCGGCCGCGGCACGGGTGAACGCCCGGCTCGGGGTCGTGGACGAGGAGACGGCCGGGGCGATCGCGGCGGCGGCCGAGGAGGTCGCGGAGGGCCGCTGGGACGACCAGTTCCCGGTGGACGTCTTCCAGACCGGCTCGGGCACCTCGTCCAACATGAACGCCAACGAGGTGATCGCCACCCTGGCCGGCGAGCGGCTGGGGCGGCCGGTCCACCCGAACGACCAGGTGAACGCGAGCCAGTCGTCCAACGACGTGTTCCCGTCCTCGATCCACATCGCCGCCACCGCCGCCGTCACCCACGACCTGATCCCGGCGCTGGAGCACCTGGCGGAGGCGCTGGAGCGCAAGTCCGTCGAGTTCGCACAGGTGGTCAAGTCGGGCCGCACGCACCTGATGGACGCCACGCCCGTCACCCTCGGCCAGGAGTTCGGCGGCTACGCGGCGCAGGTGCGGCACGGGCGGGAACGGCTGCTGGCCACGCTCCCCCGGGTCGCCGAACTGCCGCTCGGCGGAACGGCGGTGGGCACCGGCATCAACACCCCGCCCGGTTTCCCGGCGGCCGTCATCGAGGAGGTGGCCCGGGCCACCGGCCTGCCGCTGACCGAGGCCCGCGACCACTTCGAGGCGCAGGGCGCACGGGACGCGCTGGTCGAACTGAGCGGCCAACTGCGCACGGTGGCGGTCGGGTTCACGAAGATCGCGAACGACCTGCGATGGATGGGCTCCGGCCCGCGCACCGGTCTGGGTGAGATCAATCTGCCGGATCTGCAGCCCGGTTCGTCCATCATGCCGGGCAAGGTGAACCCGGTGCTGCCCGAGGTGGTGCTGATGGTCGCCGCCCAGGTGGTGGGCAACGACGCGACGGTGACGCTGGCCGGCGCGAGCGGCAACTTCGAGCTGAACGTGATGCTCCCGGTGATCGCCCGCAACGTGCTGGAGTCGGTGCGGCTGCTCGCCAACAGCGCCCGGCTGCTGGCCGACCGGACGGTGGACGGCATCACCGCGAACGTCGAACGGGCCCGCGAGTACGCCGAGTCCTCGCCGTCGGTGGTGACGCCGCTGAACCGGTACATCGGGTACGAGGAGGCGGCGAAGGTCGCCAAGCAGGCGCTGGCCGAACGGAAGACGATCCGCCAGGTGGTGCTGGAGCGCGGGTACGTCGAGCGGGGCGAGCTCACCGAGGAGCAGCTGGACCGGGCGCTGGACGTGCTGCGGATGACGCACCCGTAA
- a CDS encoding acyl-CoA dehydrogenase family protein: MTKPTRIDPSDLLAVGDLLSDEERLIRDTVRRFTEERIRPHIGDWFERGVFPARELAPELGALGVLGMHLDGYGCAGAGAVAYGVACMELEAADSGLRSFVSVQGSLAMRSIHAFGSEEQKQRWLPGMATGELIGCFALTEPDFGSDPANMRTRAVQKGGKGGDWVLSGSKMWITNGSISDVAVVWAQTEEGVRGFLVERGTRGLTATDVHGKLSLRASVTSELAFDEVVLPADAVLPGVTGLRGPLSSLNEARYGILWGTVGAARDCYTAALDYAKTRIQFDRPIAGFQLTQQKLVEMMLEVEKAYLVALRIGRLKEQGAARAPHISFGKLNNVRAALEIARSARTVLGANGITTEYPVLRHANNLESVLTYEGTSEIHTLVLGEAITGESAYR, translated from the coding sequence ATGACGAAGCCGACCCGGATCGACCCGTCCGACCTGCTCGCGGTCGGCGACCTCCTCTCCGACGAGGAGCGGCTGATCCGCGACACCGTCCGCCGTTTCACCGAGGAGCGGATCCGCCCGCACATCGGCGACTGGTTCGAGCGCGGCGTGTTCCCGGCCCGCGAACTCGCCCCCGAACTCGGCGCCCTCGGCGTGCTCGGCATGCACCTCGACGGCTACGGCTGCGCGGGTGCCGGCGCCGTGGCGTACGGGGTCGCCTGCATGGAGCTGGAGGCGGCCGACTCCGGGCTGCGCAGCTTCGTCTCCGTCCAGGGTTCGCTCGCGATGCGCTCGATCCACGCCTTCGGTTCCGAGGAGCAGAAGCAGCGCTGGCTGCCCGGCATGGCGACCGGTGAGCTGATCGGCTGCTTCGCCCTCACCGAGCCCGACTTCGGCTCCGATCCGGCCAACATGCGCACCCGGGCGGTCCAGAAGGGCGGCAAGGGCGGCGACTGGGTGCTGTCCGGCAGCAAGATGTGGATCACCAACGGCAGCATCTCCGACGTCGCCGTGGTCTGGGCGCAGACCGAGGAGGGAGTGCGCGGCTTCCTGGTCGAGCGCGGCACCCGCGGCCTGACCGCGACCGACGTGCACGGCAAGCTCTCCCTGCGCGCCTCCGTCACCAGCGAGCTGGCCTTCGACGAGGTGGTGCTGCCCGCCGACGCCGTACTGCCCGGCGTCACCGGTCTGCGCGGACCCCTCTCCTCGCTCAACGAGGCCCGCTACGGCATCCTCTGGGGCACTGTCGGCGCCGCCCGCGACTGCTACACCGCCGCCCTCGACTACGCCAAGACCCGCATCCAGTTCGACCGCCCGATCGCCGGCTTCCAGCTCACTCAGCAGAAGCTGGTCGAGATGATGCTGGAGGTCGAGAAGGCCTACCTGGTGGCGCTGCGGATCGGCCGGCTCAAGGAGCAGGGCGCGGCCCGCGCGCCGCACATCAGCTTCGGCAAGCTCAACAACGTCCGCGCCGCGCTGGAGATCGCCCGCAGCGCCCGGACCGTCCTCGGTGCCAACGGCATCACCACCGAGTACCCGGTGCTGCGGCACGCCAACAACCTGGAGTCGGTGCTCACCTACGAGGGCACCAGCGAGATCCACACCCTCGTCCTGGGCGAGGCCATCACCGGCGAGTCGGCCTACCGCTGA
- a CDS encoding carbon-nitrogen hydrolase family protein — MPSSAPLTVTVAQPLCADRGRPDTLAVNVERHAEAVRAAGSRLVVFPELSLTGYDLAAPAVDPADPRLAPLVEACAATGALALVGAPVAAVDGHESIATLAVTGEGATVVYRKMRLHGEGEPARFTPGEKPVVLELEGLRLGLAVCADAADPAHAEETAALGIDAYVASTLYGPGAAQAERRDGHCRARATAHGVWVVLSTCAGPTGVFPDSSGGSGIWAPDGSSVAQAGTEPGELVRAELPRR, encoded by the coding sequence GTGCCATCGTCCGCGCCGCTGACCGTCACCGTCGCCCAGCCCCTCTGCGCCGACCGCGGCCGCCCGGACACCCTGGCCGTCAACGTCGAGCGGCACGCTGAGGCCGTCCGGGCGGCGGGGAGCCGCTTGGTGGTGTTCCCCGAGCTGTCGCTGACCGGCTACGACCTGGCCGCCCCCGCCGTCGACCCGGCCGACCCGCGGCTCGCCCCACTCGTCGAGGCCTGCGCCGCCACCGGCGCCCTCGCGCTGGTCGGCGCGCCGGTCGCGGCGGTCGACGGGCACGAGTCGATCGCCACCCTGGCGGTCACCGGCGAGGGCGCCACCGTCGTCTACCGGAAGATGCGCCTGCACGGCGAGGGCGAGCCCGCCCGCTTCACTCCGGGTGAGAAGCCCGTCGTGCTGGAGCTGGAAGGGCTGCGGCTCGGCCTCGCGGTCTGCGCCGACGCCGCCGACCCGGCGCACGCCGAGGAGACCGCCGCGCTCGGCATCGACGCCTACGTCGCCTCCACCCTGTACGGCCCGGGCGCCGCGCAGGCCGAGCGACGGGACGGCCACTGCCGGGCCCGCGCCACCGCGCACGGGGTCTGGGTCGTGCTGTCCACCTGCGCGGGGCCGACCGGCGTGTTCCCGGACAGCTCGGGCGGTTCCGGGATCTGGGCACCCGACGGGTCGTCGGTCGCCCAGGCGGGCACCGAGCCGGGCGAGCTGGTCCGCGCCGAGCTGCCCCGGCGGTAG
- a CDS encoding phosphoribosyltransferase has product MHVTGTHFTDRTDAGRRLAARLAHLAGPDTVVVALPRGGVPVAAEVASALGAPLDICVIRKLGVPYQPELAMGAIGEDGVRVLNEQILRLAGVGDEQLAQVEQRERTELARRARRYRGDRPATDLRGRTVLVVDDGIATGSTAKAACRIVRARGAARVVLAVPVAPRDWTDRLSEVADELVCVDTPSPFFAIGEFYADFSQTGDEEVLRLLAEARGEGERSGDPGGVDRELLLPVAGVRLAGRLAVPAGARGMVVFAHGSGSGRHSPRNRHVARYLNRAGLGTLLFDLLTEAEEPDRRKVFDVGLLGSRLTAVARELDRTDGARGLPLGLFGASTGAAAALYTAAELGPAVRAVVSRGGRPDLAGPDVLGRVSAPTLLVVGSLDATVLDLNRQARALLPGESELAVVPRASHLFEEPGTLDQAAELAGDWFLRHLPSPDGSGAEER; this is encoded by the coding sequence ATGCACGTCACCGGAACCCACTTCACCGACCGCACCGATGCGGGCCGTCGGCTGGCCGCCCGCCTCGCGCACCTCGCCGGCCCCGACACCGTGGTGGTCGCCCTGCCCCGGGGCGGGGTGCCGGTGGCCGCCGAGGTCGCGTCGGCGCTCGGCGCGCCGCTGGACATCTGCGTGATCCGCAAGCTCGGTGTGCCGTACCAGCCCGAGCTGGCCATGGGGGCGATCGGCGAGGACGGCGTCCGGGTGCTGAACGAGCAGATCCTCCGGCTCGCCGGCGTCGGCGACGAGCAGCTGGCGCAGGTGGAGCAGCGCGAGCGAACCGAACTGGCGCGCCGGGCGCGCCGCTACCGGGGCGACCGCCCGGCCACCGACCTGCGCGGACGCACGGTGCTCGTGGTGGACGACGGCATCGCCACCGGCTCCACCGCGAAGGCGGCCTGCCGGATCGTCCGGGCGCGCGGCGCGGCCCGGGTGGTGCTCGCCGTCCCGGTGGCTCCCCGGGACTGGACGGACCGGCTGTCCGAGGTCGCCGACGAGCTGGTCTGCGTCGACACGCCGTCCCCGTTCTTCGCGATCGGCGAGTTCTACGCCGACTTCTCGCAGACCGGTGACGAGGAGGTGCTGCGGCTGCTGGCCGAGGCCCGGGGCGAGGGGGAACGGTCCGGGGATCCGGGCGGTGTCGACCGCGAGCTGCTGCTGCCCGTCGCCGGGGTCCGCCTGGCCGGTCGGCTGGCCGTTCCGGCCGGGGCACGCGGGATGGTGGTGTTCGCGCACGGCAGCGGCAGCGGCCGGCACAGTCCGCGCAACCGGCACGTCGCCCGGTACCTGAACCGGGCGGGCCTGGGCACCCTGCTGTTCGACCTGCTCACCGAGGCCGAGGAGCCGGACCGGCGCAAGGTGTTCGACGTCGGGCTGCTCGGCTCCCGGCTGACCGCCGTCGCGCGGGAGCTGGACCGCACCGACGGCGCGCGCGGCCTGCCACTGGGCCTGTTCGGTGCCAGCACCGGGGCGGCCGCCGCGCTGTACACCGCCGCCGAGCTGGGCCCGGCCGTGCGCGCGGTGGTCTCCCGGGGCGGGCGCCCGGACCTCGCCGGGCCTGACGTCCTGGGCCGGGTGAGCGCACCGACCCTGCTCGTGGTCGGGTCCCTGGACGCCACCGTGCTCGACCTCAACCGGCAGGCGCGGGCCCTCCTGCCGGGCGAGAGCGAGCTGGCGGTGGTACCGCGCGCGAGCCACCTGTTCGAGGAGCCGGGCACCCTCGACCAGGCCGCTGAGCTGGCCGGGGACTGGTTCCTGCGCCACCTGCCGTCCCCCGACGGCTCGGGCGCCGAGGAGCGGTAG
- a CDS encoding SPW repeat protein, with amino-acid sequence MATHMPTGMEHHPDIVELREHYERVTSTPRAQGVEALAVLAGLFLATSPWIVGFTAFSTLTVTCLIVGLAYTALMAGYGSAYERTHARAWAAAALGVWTIISPWVVSGSVARGKNIITCVIVGAVMFLLGLAALSMATITANGAAMRLGRAGRAKG; translated from the coding sequence GTGGCAACCCACATGCCGACGGGCATGGAACACCACCCGGACATCGTCGAACTCCGGGAACACTACGAACGGGTCACCTCGACCCCGCGCGCCCAGGGCGTCGAAGCCCTGGCCGTACTGGCCGGCCTCTTCCTGGCGACATCGCCTTGGATCGTCGGCTTCACCGCGTTCAGCACCCTGACCGTGACCTGCCTGATCGTGGGTCTGGCCTACACGGCGCTGATGGCCGGCTACGGATCGGCCTACGAGCGCACCCACGCGAGGGCCTGGGCGGCCGCCGCGCTCGGTGTCTGGACGATCATCTCTCCCTGGGTCGTCTCAGGGTCCGTCGCACGAGGCAAGAACATCATCACCTGCGTCATCGTCGGTGCGGTGATGTTCCTGCTCGGCCTCGCGGCGCTCTCGATGGCCACGATCACGGCGAACGGAGCAGCGATGCGGCTCGGCCGGGCCGGCCGCGCCAAGGGCTGA
- a CDS encoding acyl-CoA dehydrogenase family protein: MLFNPRTYDPAQFDEPTRRLLRATVDWFESRGKKALIDTYIDRAWYADFLEFAAREGLFAEFLTPSAADPDKRWDTARIAELNEILGFYGLGYWYTWQVTILGLGPVWQSENEAVRARAAKLLAEGHVMAFGLSERTHGADIYSTDMILTPDGEGGFTATGSKYYIGNGNVAGLVSVFGRRSDVEGPEGYVFFAADSRHEAYHLVKNVVNAQMYVSEFRLEDYPVRAEDVLHTGQAAFDAALNTVNVGKFNLCTASVGICEHAMYEAVTHAHNRVLYGRKVTDFPHVRRELTDAYARLVAMKLFSARAVDYFRTASPEDRRYLLFNPMTKMKVTTEGEKVIDLMWDVIAAKGFEADTYFDKAAKDIRGLPKLEGTVHVNLALILKFMGNYLFAPADYAPVPTRLDATDDAFLFRQGPARGLGAIRFHDWRAAYDRHAQLPNVARFREQADGFCELLLKHAPSKEQQADLDFLLEIGQLFALIVYGQLVLEQAELTGLTASDEGGDVLDQIFDALVRDFSAHATELHGKSSTTEEQAAWALANVRRPVADAERAAKVWARVEALSGAYEMQP, encoded by the coding sequence ATGCTCTTCAACCCGCGCACCTACGACCCCGCGCAGTTCGACGAGCCGACCCGCCGGCTGCTGCGCGCGACCGTCGACTGGTTCGAGTCCCGCGGCAAGAAGGCGCTCATCGACACCTACATAGACCGCGCCTGGTACGCCGACTTCCTCGAATTCGCCGCCCGGGAAGGCCTGTTCGCGGAGTTCCTGACCCCCTCCGCGGCCGACCCTGACAAGCGCTGGGACACCGCGCGGATCGCCGAATTGAACGAGATCCTCGGCTTCTACGGCCTCGGCTACTGGTACACCTGGCAGGTCACCATCCTGGGCCTCGGCCCGGTCTGGCAGAGCGAGAACGAGGCCGTCCGGGCCCGCGCCGCCAAGCTCCTCGCCGAGGGCCACGTGATGGCCTTCGGCCTGTCCGAGCGCACCCACGGCGCCGACATCTACTCCACCGACATGATCCTCACCCCGGACGGCGAGGGCGGCTTCACCGCGACCGGCTCCAAGTACTACATCGGCAACGGCAACGTCGCCGGCCTGGTCTCGGTCTTCGGCCGCCGCTCGGACGTCGAGGGCCCCGAGGGCTACGTCTTCTTCGCCGCCGACAGCCGCCACGAGGCGTACCACCTGGTCAAGAACGTGGTGAACGCCCAGATGTACGTCAGCGAGTTCCGCCTGGAGGACTACCCGGTCCGGGCCGAGGACGTACTGCACACCGGCCAGGCCGCCTTCGACGCCGCGCTGAACACCGTCAACGTCGGCAAGTTCAACCTGTGCACCGCCTCGGTCGGCATCTGCGAGCACGCGATGTACGAGGCCGTCACCCACGCCCACAACCGGGTGCTGTACGGCCGCAAGGTCACCGACTTCCCGCACGTGCGGCGGGAGTTGACCGACGCGTACGCCCGCCTGGTGGCGATGAAGCTGTTCAGCGCGCGGGCCGTGGACTACTTCCGCACCGCCTCCCCCGAGGACCGCCGCTACCTGCTGTTCAACCCGATGACCAAGATGAAGGTCACCACCGAGGGCGAGAAGGTCATCGACCTGATGTGGGACGTCATCGCGGCCAAGGGCTTCGAGGCGGACACCTACTTCGACAAGGCCGCCAAGGACATCCGCGGCCTGCCGAAGCTGGAGGGCACCGTCCACGTCAACCTGGCGCTGATCCTCAAGTTCATGGGCAACTACCTGTTCGCGCCCGCCGACTACGCGCCGGTGCCGACCAGGCTGGACGCCACCGACGACGCCTTCCTGTTCCGCCAGGGCCCGGCCCGCGGCCTCGGCGCGATCCGCTTCCACGACTGGCGCGCCGCCTACGACCGGCACGCCCAGCTGCCGAACGTCGCCCGCTTCCGCGAACAGGCCGACGGCTTCTGCGAGTTGCTGCTCAAGCACGCCCCGAGCAAGGAGCAGCAGGCGGACCTGGACTTCCTGCTGGAGATCGGCCAGCTGTTCGCGCTGATCGTCTACGGCCAGCTGGTGCTGGAGCAGGCCGAGCTGACCGGCCTGACCGCGTCCGACGAGGGTGGGGACGTGCTGGACCAGATCTTCGACGCGCTGGTCCGCGACTTCTCCGCGCACGCGACCGAGCTGCACGGCAAGTCCTCCACCACCGAGGAGCAGGCCGCCTGGGCGCTGGCGAACGTGCGCCGCCCGGTGGCGGACGCCGAGCGCGCCGCGAAGGTGTGGGCCCGGGTCGAGGCGCTCTCCGGCGCGTACGAGATGCAGCCGTAG
- a CDS encoding PadR family transcriptional regulator, with the protein MALEHAILVSLLEQPGSGYELARRFDRSIGRFWTATHQQIYRVLRRMEADGWVAAEEVAQDGRPDKKVYSAAGPGRAALAEWLREPVEPETVRHELAVKIRAAAFDDPAALTALISEVERHRESHAALLARYLHGEQRDFPDLDALDTRQELQHLVLRGGIEFERMNLAWLDDVLATLRRLASG; encoded by the coding sequence ATGGCACTGGAGCACGCGATCCTCGTCTCGCTGCTGGAGCAGCCGGGCTCCGGGTACGAACTGGCCCGGCGCTTCGACCGTTCCATCGGCCGCTTCTGGACCGCCACCCACCAGCAGATCTACCGGGTGCTGCGGCGGATGGAGGCGGACGGCTGGGTCGCCGCCGAGGAGGTCGCGCAGGACGGCCGCCCGGACAAGAAGGTGTACTCGGCGGCCGGACCCGGACGGGCCGCGCTGGCCGAGTGGCTGCGCGAACCGGTCGAGCCGGAGACGGTGCGGCACGAGCTCGCGGTCAAGATCCGGGCCGCCGCGTTCGACGACCCGGCCGCGCTGACCGCGCTGATCTCCGAGGTCGAACGGCACCGCGAGAGCCATGCCGCCCTGCTCGCCCGCTACCTGCACGGCGAACAGCGGGACTTCCCCGACCTCGACGCACTCGACACCCGGCAGGAGCTGCAGCACCTGGTGCTGCGCGGCGGCATCGAGTTCGAGCGGATGAACCTCGCCTGGCTGGACGACGTGCTCGCCACACTGCGCCGACTCGCGAGCGGATGA
- the hppD gene encoding 4-hydroxyphenylpyruvate dioxygenase, producing MTTQSHALELTPEEREAGLDADQLRRLVGLVEHDQASDPFPVTAQDAVVFVVGNATQTAQFYQVVFGMELVAYSGPETGRRDRKSYVLRSGSCRFVIKGGVQPDSPLLDHHRRHGDGVVDLALEVPDVDKCIEHARANGATVLEEPNDVTDENGTVRRAAIATYGETRHTLVDRSRYSGPYLPGYVVAKSTVTHPEGSPKRLFQALDHAVGNVELGRMDEWVRFYNRVMGFVNMAEFVGDDIATEYSALMSKVVASGNHRVKFPLNEPAIAKKKSQIDEYLEFYTGPGCQHMALATNDILTTVDVLRARGVEFLNTPDAYYDDPELRERIGKVRVPIEELKKRGILVDRDEDGYLLQIFTKPIGDRPTVFYEFIERHGSLGFGKGNFKALFESIEREQDRRGNL from the coding sequence ATGACCACGCAGTCCCACGCCCTTGAGCTGACCCCCGAGGAGCGCGAGGCCGGCCTCGACGCCGACCAGCTGCGCCGCCTCGTCGGCCTCGTCGAGCACGACCAGGCCTCCGACCCGTTCCCTGTCACCGCCCAGGACGCGGTCGTGTTCGTGGTCGGCAACGCCACCCAGACGGCCCAGTTCTACCAGGTCGTGTTCGGCATGGAGCTGGTCGCCTACTCCGGCCCGGAGACCGGCCGCCGCGACCGCAAGTCCTACGTGCTGCGCTCCGGCTCCTGCCGCTTCGTGATCAAGGGCGGAGTCCAGCCGGACAGCCCGCTGCTGGACCACCACCGCCGCCACGGCGACGGCGTGGTCGACCTCGCCCTGGAGGTCCCGGACGTCGACAAGTGCATCGAGCACGCCCGCGCCAACGGCGCCACCGTCCTCGAGGAGCCGAACGACGTCACGGACGAGAACGGCACCGTGCGCCGCGCGGCCATCGCCACCTACGGGGAGACCCGCCACACCCTGGTCGACCGCTCCCGCTACAGCGGCCCGTACCTGCCGGGCTACGTCGTCGCCAAGAGCACCGTCACCCACCCGGAGGGCTCGCCCAAGCGCCTGTTCCAGGCCCTGGACCACGCCGTGGGCAACGTCGAGCTGGGCCGGATGGACGAGTGGGTCCGGTTCTACAACCGGGTCATGGGCTTCGTGAACATGGCCGAGTTCGTCGGCGACGACATCGCCACCGAGTACTCCGCGCTGATGTCCAAGGTCGTCGCGAGCGGCAACCACCGGGTGAAGTTCCCGCTCAACGAGCCGGCCATCGCCAAGAAGAAGTCCCAGATCGACGAGTACCTGGAGTTCTACACCGGCCCCGGCTGCCAGCACATGGCGCTCGCCACCAACGACATCCTCACCACCGTGGACGTGCTGCGCGCCCGCGGCGTGGAGTTCCTGAACACCCCGGACGCCTACTACGACGACCCGGAGCTGCGCGAGCGCATCGGCAAGGTGCGGGTGCCGATCGAGGAGCTGAAGAAGCGCGGCATCCTGGTCGACCGCGACGAGGACGGCTACCTGCTGCAGATCTTCACCAAGCCGATCGGCGACCGCCCGACCGTCTTCTACGAGTTCATCGAGCGGCACGGTTCGCTGGGCTTCGGCAAGGGCAACTTCAAGGCGCTGTTCGAGTCCATCGAGCGCGAGCAGGACCGTCGCGGCAACCTGTGA